In the genome of Streptomyces sp. SLBN-118, the window GATCGTGGACGTCGCCCATACGTGGTGATCCGACGACCAGCGGACGCAAAGGTGGCCGCCGCTTCGAGCGACGGCCACCGATCGGCAAGCGTTACTGAATGCCGGGGATCTCGCGGCCCTTGAACGCACTGCGGACCGTGTCCGCCGCGCTCGTGCCGTACATGCGCTCGGCGGTCGCGATCGTCGTCAGTGCCGCGTCCTTGAAGCTGGTGTCGGGCGCGAAACCGAACTGGGCGTTGATGATGATGCGGTCAGCGGTCCTCGCGCCCAGCGCGTTGCGGATGTCGAAGAGCGCGCGGGACCAGATCTCACCGTCCGCGTGGACCTCCCCCACCCGGTCCCCGTATACCTTGCTTCCGTCGATGCGGCGCAGGCAGTGCGGGGCGCTGCTGTACGTGACCGAGTCCCAGTCGGCGACGCATGCCAGGTCGGCCTTCATCGGCCAGCCGTACGTGGCATCCGCGTGTGCGCCGACTTCGACGGCGAGGTAGTCGCCGAAGGCCTCGCCGATCGAGCCGGCCTCCAAGGACGTGCCGAAGCCGGGCACTTGGGCGTGGTGCACGGCGTGCCCGTACTCGTGGACGATCACCTCGGCGTCCTCGGCGTCGTCCACACCGCCCTTACCGAAACGGATTTCGGCCTTCTTGTCGGTAAAGAAGGAATTGTCCGCACCCCACTGGTTGATACGGACGGGCTGGGCTCGGTTGTTGGCCCCGCGCAGTTCGCTGCCGAAACCCAGGCCCTGCAAGTACTCCTGCGCCTCGTTCACCCAGAAGTAGGCCATGACTTGCTCGAACTGGTCGTCGTGCCGGGTGTACGAGCCGACGTCAGTCGTCTTCGCCGAGCCTCCCGTGTCGGATCTCACGGTCGCCCAGGTCCCGGACAGGCCGCCACTGCCGTCCAGGTTTCGTAGCGCAGCGATGGCATAGGCAGAGGTCGGTACGGCCCCAGCAGCATCCTTGGCGTCGGTGAGCAACTGATCACCGGACGACTGGACGGGATTGACCATGAAGACGCGGGCCTGCGGCGCAGCCGGAGCGGATCCGGAGGCCGAAGCCGAACCGGCCGGTCCGGCCAGGGTGACCAGCGCCACGGTGGCGGTGGCCGCTGCAGCCAGGCCGCGGGATGTGCGGCGAGCCATATACATCCTCCATCAATGGGACGTGATGAGCCGGACTTGGGGGGTGGCTCGGTGCGCGTGATACTTGCGCATCATGGGCCGCTTTGGCCATGGGTTGCCCACGAATTCGCCGATGAAAGGGGTCGCCAGCGGGACAATCCGGCGCCTGAAGAGGAACGCGCCGGACGAATCACGCCCGACGAAGCGGCGCCGCATCGGCGCTGCGCAGCTGCACCTTTGCTCCTGGCAGTTCAAAGACGCCGTTGGCGTATATCCGGACAATCCCGATCAGACCGGATGGGACGGTCAAGGACGACCACGCCGAACCCCTGGGCAAGAGCCCGCCCATTCCCACGCCGATGGGCACAGCACGCCGGCTCGCGTCGCGGGGGTGGAGCGGGCTCAACCCCCGCGACACACCCTTCAGAAGTTGCCGTAGTTGACCTGCCACGTCGGCAGACCCATGCGGCGCCACACAGCAACGACCCTGTCGCGGTCGTCCAGGGAGACTCGCACCGCGAAGCGGTGGCGGACGTGCCGATCGAAGAGTTCGGCCTTCACGACATCGTCGCGGCGGCCGTCGCCGGCGGCCCGCATCCACAGTTCGTCGTACGGAACCTCGTGCCGACGCAGCCACGCCTCCGTTGTCTCGCGGTGCTCCTCGCCGCGGCCCGAGAGCAGGACGATGACATCGCCGTCCGCGCGCCGGAACGAGCACAGGGCCCCGCGCACCGACACGTTGAGAAGGTCCTCGTCGCAACGGGTGAAGTCGTAGGGGAACCTCTCGCCCCTGATGGCGAGCGTGCCGTCGATGTCGCACATCACCGCTGTCGGCAGTGCCGGGTCGGCGACATACGGCTCGACCGAGGGTTCGTCATTCAGCCATGCCTCGGTGAGCCGCCAGCCGCCCTTCTTCGCCTTCAGGTGCTTGTCGGCCAGGATCCGGATGATCTCCTCGCCCACCGCCTTCTCCCGTTCGGCGTCGCGCCGTATGCACTCCTCCACCGACACATCGGTGAAGTCGTGCACCACGAAAGTGGCCTGCGCCGCGACCGCGGCCTTCAGACGCTTGGGGATGTGCGGCGTCAGGTGCGTGTTGTCCACCACAACGTCGAAGCCGTCGTCGACGGCCGCCCGCACCGCCGCGTCCTGGATCGCCAGTACGGTCTGCTCGTGCGCATGAGACCGGCCACGCTCAGACGCCGGGATGTCGAGCATCGCCCGCAGGTCATCCAGATTCACCCGCCGCATCCGGCCCCCGGAATCCGCCTGCAAGCTGCGCGCGGCGCTCGTCTTGCCCGAGGCCGGAAGCCCCGTCATGACGTGTACTACGGGCACGGTCAGTTCTCCTCGTCGGTCTTGAACGGGTCGGACGCCTCCGGCCGGACGGAACGGTACGTCACGAGCTCGGTCGGGCGCCCGTCCAGGCGCAGGAACAGGGCGGGGCGGACGGCGGCGTCGGGCAGCGCCTTGGCAGCGCGGGCGAACGCGCCCCGGTCACCGGCGAGATGGGAGAGGGACTGGTATCCCTCGTTGATCGCACGCTCGCGGTCGGTCACGTCCTTCTCGATCCGCGCGATCACCTCGCGCACCCAGGCGTCGAATTCGTCGGGCACCTGTTCCAGCAGCGCGTCCAGGGGCTTGCCTCCGGACGCCTCGATGTCAGACACCGAGCAACCCAACGCCTGGGCCAGCTGCTTGACCGGAAGGCCGGCGAAGCGCTGAATCCCGTGGCTGCGCCAGATGTCCCGCTCGGTGACGCCGGTGAGCACCTTGTGGAGCCGTATGTACTCGGAGAGTTTGGCCTTGGCCCGTACACCCGACGCGAATCGCAGCACGAAGCCCTCCGCCTCGGTGCCTTCGGCGGTCCGTCCACCGGGCAGCTGGTTGGCCTCGGCCAGGGCGAGCAGTTCGGCGAGCGGCATGGCGGGCCAGACGGTGACGACCGAGCCGATGCCCTGCCAGTCGGCAGCGGCTTCTGCCAGGGGAACTTCCGTGCCGTCCTTGGCAAGGGCAGCCAGAAGTACCAGGTCCCGGCGGTCCCCGTAGTCGACCACGATCCGGTTCTGCGGGTAAAGGATCTCAGCGAGGTAGGTCACTCCGGGATGCAGGGCGCAGGTGTCCTTGCCGTCGAGCAGGCGCTGGGCCCAGGTGGCCTGGGCGCTGATGAAGGACCCCTTGGACGCGACCCGCCACCGGCCTGCGTAGTGGAACACCACCGCGAGGCTGCCGTCGACCTTGTCGTACACCTCGAACGGTTCGTCCGGGAGAGCGGGTGCGTACGGCAGACCGGCCTCGTGCTCGCCGACGTTGAAGAACTTCGGCAGCGGAAGCGCGACGATTTCCCCGGTGGCGTCGTCGGCGACCAGACCACGGCAGCGCGTGGTCACCCGGTTCCAGACGCGCTCGTACTGGCATGTCCGCGTGTATGTGTAGATGGACAGCGGCAGTTCGGGGTGCGCCTTGCGCGTAACGTGCCCGGCATCGAGGGCTGCCGCCAGATCCTGTGGCGGCAGCAGCTCGTGGAGAGTCAGGTATGCCTGGCTCATGGTGTTCCTCCCGGTAGTGGTCCTTGATTCTCACGTGCGGGAGGCTCAGGTGAGTACCGATTTACCTGCGGATTCCGTCCGATGAGCCGTGCTGTGAAGCTCCCACCCCGACGGGCATACGCCCGGGAACGCAACGTCCCTTGGGGGCAGATGGGTGCCCGCGGGGGTCTGGTCACCTGCGCTCCGCGGCCTTCCATCTGCGCAGTGCCCCTGCCGCGCTCCTTCTGCATCTGCGCCATTCCGACGGTGAGATGCGTGCCCGATGCCCACCGCTGGTGATCATCGCGTTCACCGGCGTCATGGGATCCGTCGCCAACGCCTTGGCCAGCAGCGCGCCGACGACGACGAGCGGGAGCAGGGCCATGGCCAGGGCCGTGCCGGTGCAGGTGACGTGTTGCATACGGGGGCGCCGAGGTGCGTCAGGAATCATGGTTCTCATTCGATCAGCGGCCGCCGGGGGCGGGGATCCGGCGACGTACTCAGCTCGTTCGTCCTCAGGTACTCATACCCGGCCCTGCCGGAGGGCGTGGACGCGGCAGTTCGCCGGGGGTGCGTTTCAGGCGCTGCTGAGACCGGGGCCGATCGCGCGGGTGGCTCATCACGGAACCTGTCGGCGAATTCTTGCAACGGTCCTGGCGCGATGCCGCTCCGTGGCGAGAAGGGCGGAAACAGTCACCGCGCCGACTGCTGGGAAACGAACGCCGATCACATTCGGAAGTCCGAAATCGCTTCCCCGGCCGCCTTCACGCCGTCGACCAGCATCTCGCGCGGACAGCATGCTCGAAAAACCTGACGAGAAAGGCGCACACGGCGAGAGGCCATGACATCAGGGCGCGGTGGCCGCAGGCAAGTGCGACGGCCCGCGGACCGTAATGTTTCGGTCGCCCCGGTTCAGCGTTTCGGTCCTCAGACCAAAAGATTTCGGGACCCCCGAACGGAAACCCAAGAGGGCTCTCCTGAACCGCCCTGACCTGCCATTATTCTTGACAACTGCTCCCCACGTGTTGGGTTTGGACACTCCCCCGCCACCGCGCCCCGGCACGATCACGCAAGGGGTTCGGCGACATCTGAGTACCTGGTGGACCCCGCGCGCACATCAAGATGCAGAGCAGATCTCTGCACCGGTCGAATGACCGGGCGGGGTCCCGGCAATCACCAACCAAGTGGCTCCGGTAAAGCGGTTGTTGTGGGTTGACATCCGCTCCGGAGAATGGAGAGGGTGACCGGAAGGCGCGCACCACCTCGCCCTGGAATGCGACCTTCACTGCTTTCCACGGTGCGATTCTCAACTCTCTGTAGGCGATGACGAAATGAGGAGTGGAATGTCCAGGAAACGAACCGCTACCCGGAGAAAGCAGCTTGCCTGGCTGGTCGCAGGCGCCGGCACAGTCGCAGGCGGCTTCGCGGTGACAACCGGATCAGGCTTCGCATCTCAGACCGCGGAGGCCGACGTGCCCCAGGCTGCCGCCGCAGCTCGGGGCACCGTCGAGCGGACCCTCCGGGCATCGGTGGTCTCCGGCGTCCAGATCTACGCCTGCACCCAGCAGGCGGACGGCACCTTCGCCTTCACCCAGCGCGGCGTCCGCGCCACCCTCCAGGGCGGCATCAAGCACTCGTTCGTCAACCCGGACTCCGGCCCCCCACAGTGGATCGCCCGGGACGGCAGCGCCGTGACCGGCAAGGTGGTGAGCAAGACCCCGCACGGCCCGGGCAACATCCCTGAACTGGAGCTGATTGCCACACAGTCGGGCAAGTCCACCGGCAAGCTGGCCGAGGTTGTGAAGATCCGCCGTGTGAACACCCGCGGCGGTGTGGCCCCGGCCGGATCCTGTGACCCGGCGAAGACTCCGACCGCCGAAGTGCCCTACGGCGCCGACTACGAGTTCATCAGCGTATGCCGCCGCACGGCGGCACCCACGCCTCCGGCACGCCCTGACGCACGGAGCATTCGGGCGCTCCCCCACGAAGGGATCGCAGCGTCCTTCACACCACCTCACCAATGACCGGTGAGACACGGGAGTCCGTGCGGGTGGCGGTCACGGTGGCGCCCGGCCGGCACTGATGCTTCCCCGCAGCTCTGGGCTCACGTAATTCTCAGCCTTGCGGGGAACGGGGCGACTCTGCTCAATTCCGAGAGGCCGCTGGACTGGAGCCCGCGACCTGTGGGAACGAGCAGGGCCCACGGGCCGGGCGCCAGCGATGGACACCCTGGCGCATCCCCGCGCCGTCCCCTTGAGCAGCGACTTCGGGATGTGGTGACTCAGCGGGCGCTTCCGAGGTTTCGGTCTGTCTCTGCGCCGACGAGCATGAGGGTCGTCTCCTCGATCCGGCGGAAGCGCCCATCAGGTGCGAACTCACCGAAGAGGTAGACCTCCATACGGGCGGTGGATCCGTCGGTCTTGGTGACATCGACGGTGTGGCGATCGGCGTAGCGGTCACCGTCCACGAACTCGTCCTGCACCTGGACGGTACCGCCTGCAAAGACCGTGCGCAGGTGGGCGATGTGGGTGAGGAACTGCGTGCGGTCGGCCCAGCGGCCGTCAGTGCGCTGACGGTAGTCGGGGGTGAAGTGCCGGTCGGCGGCCTCGTTCAGGTCGAGTCCCGGGGTGAAGAGCAGGTCGGTGAGCGCCGTGTGGATGTCGGTGCGGTTCATGGGTGTCCTACCTTTGTCGTTCAGGGCGAGTCACCGCCTGTATGTAGGCGCGGTCAGGCGGGCTGCCACAGCTCGACCCGATTGCCCTCAGGATCGGGGACCCAGCCGAAGACCGACACCCTCCATGTCCTGCGTCTCCTCAGCCACGTCCGCTCCCTTGGCGCGCAGTTGCGCGAGCATCGCGTCAAGGTCGCGGACCCGGAAGTTGAGCATGGTCTGCTGGGCGCGGGACCCGAAGTAGTCACTCTCCGACTCGAACGTCGCGAACACCGTCGGCCCGGCATGAAGTTTCCACCGATTCCAAGCACACGTTCCATGCCGCTATTGCCAGCCTGAGGGGCGGTGGATCAGCCGGTGATGGTCCGCGAGTCCACCCGGACGTTGCCACCCGCTTGCTTGGTGATGTAGCCGCGGGTCATGTACTTCGATCCGGAGACCCGTCGGCTCTCACACGACCAACTCTTGGTCTGCAGCGCGGAGAACGTCTCCACGCGCGCGCCCTTGCAGATGCTGACGCTGCCGTTGATGTACCGGAACGTGGTCACCTGGGTCTTCTGCGTCCGGTCAATCAGGTTGCGGACATAGTGCCGGTGCTTGATCTTGGTCCCGCTCTCGGTGATGACGCAGGCCCGCTGCTGAAAGTTCTCCACCTGCTTCCAGGCGGTGCAATACGTGGCCGCCTGCGCCGGACTGGCGCCGAACGCCAGCATCCCCGAGGCCACCATCATGCCCGCCAACGTGACACGCGCTAACCGCATCGACGTTCCCCCTCTTCTTGCTTCTTGCCAACAGTCGTCTGCTCACAAAGATCGTGCCTCACACTGGACCTGTCAACGACACAATGACATCAGCCGGGTGGACGGCCAGAGCGAACCGTCGGGCGCCGTACCCGGGCCAACCTCCTTTCCCGCTCGCGCACTTCAGCGCAGACGACGCGCCGCGCGGCGAGGGCGGCAGGATCCGGGGCATGCCCGGAAATGACTGCACCATGGCCGGATGTCACCGAGGGCGCCTGCTCCCGTACAGTCCGTGGTGCCAGTGCTCCGTCACGGCCGAGCAACAGCGGTTCACCAGGAGAAGATCACGGACCCCGAAGCCCGCCTCGCCTCCCTTTCCCACGTTCCCGGAACAGGGCGGCCGGTCCCCGAAGCCGAGCTTGGACTCGTGCAGCGGTGGCGCTCCGGAGGAGGTGAACTGGTCAGGTGCTGTCCCACGTGCGCGAGTCGTCCGGCAGCATCGCCGCGTTCCGCCTCGGACCGACTCCCACGGGCGCCGCCCGTATCGAGTCCTCCTGGTCAAGCCTGCCCGGCCGCCGCGCGCTGCTCGCCGACGCGAACCACTGGGCGCTTACCGACTACGGCTCGCTCGTCGCGTGGCTCCAGACCACCGGTCTCGTGACAGCGACGGCGCGGGCCGCGCTCGTTGGCTCCGGCGACCCGGTGGTGACGCTCGCTGAGGTACGGCGCCGGGTGGGGACCTTTTCGCCCGCCATCTGTTGTAGCGGGACCATGAGCAGGCGGCGCTAGGCTCCGGCTGTGCCGGTGGAGTTTCCATTGGGGCGCGTCATTCCGTTCGCTTCGCAGTTCCCTCCCCGGGAGTGTGCCCGACAGAGTGCAGAAGTCTGCTGGAATACCGATCGATGATGTGTTCCACGGCGAACGTCGGCTGGGAGGACAGGGCTTGGTCAAGAGTGAGCCAGAGGGGCGCCTCGCCCTCCTCGTTCACGGTCAGTTCCCCTTGGGCTCCGGCTGCCCGGTGGTCGTCGACGTCCAGCAGATAGGCGTGCCAACGATGGGCGTCGGAGCCCCTCCTGCACACGTCTCCGTTGAGATGCTCGTCCACAACGAGCCTGAGGTTCCCGTGCGCGTCGGGGATTCCTACTTCCTCCCAGAGCTCCCGCGCTGCCGCGCGCTTGGCGTCCTCTCCGCGTTCGACATGACCTGCGGGTACCGTCAGACGGTAGGGGAAGGCAGTTCTCTGGAAGAAGAGAAATCTCCCCCGTGGGTCCCGTACGAATACGCCTGCACTCTCATGCCAGTACTCGCCGTCTGAATCGGTCCACCAGCAGATGCGGGGATCGACGACGACGGCTCTTTCGGCCTCGCGGCCGCACGAACCGCAGATACACCGCTTCCTTCCCTCCACGAAGATCCATTCGACGGTTTCCGCGTGGCAGTACAGGCAGTACTCGCCATAGGTGTCGTCCCGCAGCGGGAGGAAGTCGATTTTCATCCTGCTCCCTTTCAAGGAGAAGGCCGCTGTCAGCCGTATGGCATTGGGGGCCCCACAGCCGTGGCTCGGTCAGATTCTGTTGCGGTTGGGCCTGCTGACGTCCAGCGCCTTCCGCAGGGGCTCCGATTCCTCTCCCACGTCCACACGGTCCTGTGCATCGAGCGACCGGGCCACGCCGTGCGCAGTGCCGGTCCCGGACGTGCGGGCGCCCGGCAGCAGAAGAACTGTGCCAAGTCCGCCGAAGACAAAGGTCGCGGCAGCGACAGCGCCCCATCCCGCCGCAGCGATGGCCACGCCGAACACCGGCGGTCCCATCAGCATTCCCACACTGCCGAGTTGGTTGAGGATGCCATTGGCGACATCGACATCCTCAGCCCGGCTCACCGCGGCGGGGACGGCGGCGAAGACTGCCGAGATCAGCAGTCCGTCGACGAGGAGAACAAGGGTGGCGGCGCCACCGCTGACCGCGAGTGGGAATTCGGCCGAGAAAGCGGGGAGGCAGGCCACCGGCATCAGTGCACCCAGCGGGACGAGCGAGGAGAGAGCCAAACCGCGCCGCAGCAACCAGCTGGCGGCAAGCCCCCCGACCGCACTCCCCAGACAGACGAGTGCCACCAAGGTCCCGGCCGCTGTCGGCGTTACCTCTCGGCGCTCGGTGAGAAAGAGCGGGAGGACCATCACCACAGCGACGCCGACCAGCGACAGGCTTCCGTACGCCGCGCCGAGCCTCAGCGCCCCCTTCCAGGCGCCGACTGCGCGATAAGGGTGCTGCACGGGCGCTCTCGGCAGCCGAGGCAGGACGGCGGTGAGCACTCCCGCCATGATCAACGGACCGAGCGCCGTGAGGGCCAGCCATCGGTTCCACGTCCACCGGGATGCCAGGACTCCGCCCGCGGCCGCGGTTATGGCCAGGCCCATAGGAACGCATGTACCCCACAACGCGAGCGCCGCCGATCGGATACCGCCCCGCGTCACGCGGGTGAGAACGACCGGACCCGCGACGAACACCAGAAGGTAGCCGACACCTTCCGCGATACGCGACCCCAGCAGCATGCCCCAGGATCCGGCGGTCGCCCCGGCGACGGTAGCAACCGACATGACGAACAGGCCCCAGGACAGAGCCCGGTGGGCGCCGAGGCGCCGGATCCACCATCCCGCCGGGATGCCGAGGACGGCGCTCACGGCCGTAATGCTCGATGTGGCCCAGGCGAGCTCACCGGTTGACAACCCCAGTGACGAACGCAGGGCGGCTCCCGCCGGTGAGACGGCCCCCAGGCCGACTGCCGCCAGCACGCCGGCGAACCACGTCGCCACAACGTATTTCCAGGGTGACGTCGACACGCGTCGGTGACTGCCCCTCTTCCTGTCACTCACAGGTTTCTCCTTGTGGTGCCTGACCTGCTGGTCCCGCACGGCGCTCGTGCAGGGCCGGGACCGGACCGGTGCCGCGTGGCGGAAGGGTCGATGCTGAACACCTCCCGCCACGCGAGTGCGGATCAGTCGTCCAGGCCGAACTTGGCCATCAGCTCCTGATGGCCCGCCACATATGAGGTGTCGGTGATTACGGTCTGGTCGGAAGGACCACGGCTGCACATGCAGAGGTGGCGGCTACGGGAGGTGACTCGCACGGCTTTTGCTCCGCCGGAGGACATGATCTCTTCAGCGATGTCCTTGACGAGGTACTCCTGGATTTGGAAGCGCCGGCTGAACGCCTGGACCAGACGAGGGAATTTCCCAAGTCCGAGAATGCGGTCACCGGGGACGTAGGAGATGTTGACCTTCCCGAAGAACGGCAGGAAGTGGTGGGCGCAGATCGAGAAGAAGTTGTTCTCCTGGACACGCACCACGCCGGTGTGCTCGCCGTTCACCAGGCAGGTGGTCTTGAGGATCTTTGAGGTGTCGATCTCATAGCCGCTCAGCAGCTCGCGGTAGGCCCGGACGATGCGGTCCTCGCACTCCGGGCCGCTGTACCAGCCGAGTGCTCTCGTGTCGGTGGTTACATTAGTTTTGAGCCATTCTTCAATGGTCACCTGCGGCCTCCATTCCCACTTCCACCAAGGGCTCCGAACCCGGTGGAGTTATTTCACTATCCACCCAGTCGTATTCAAAGAGAACATCGCCCGCTTGGCTGACACTCGATCAGCCCAATGTGCGGGTGATATGGCAATACTCAAGTATTCAAATCCGCCGGGAAAATAAACGTTTCCCCTGTGCTTGAACCAGGTGAGTAGCGGGAACCCAGCGCCCGAATGACAGAGAATAACCACCTGTTGAGCGCCGGAGCACGGCCCGCTCATTCTGCCCGTCGTGCCATGTCTCAACACTGCGCCCCCCGGGCGGTCCGGCACTCGGGGAGCGGAGCCGGCCGACATAATGAGTTCTCGGAACGCGTCAACACGACGAGGTGCTACGGCTGAAGCTGTTCGAGTCCCCTTGCGTCGGGCGTTCCCACCGTGCCCGACCAGCCCGGACTCAGGGGCCGTTGAGACCCCGCTGCAGGCCCCGGCGGTTCCCAGTCAGCTGGACCCACGTGGTGCACTCCCCATAGCCTTCGACCACGCCGATTCGAGGAACGTTGACCCCGTACTCCCTGGCCTTCTACACAGACGTCGTCACCACCGGCACCGTGCTCGGCGTGCACCCCACGGACTCTCCCGACCGCGTCACCGAGGTCCTCGGGTCGGACTTCGCCGAGAACCGCTTCGGCGACCACAGCATGTTCCGTGACTACGGCCTGGCCGAGTTCTCCTGGGACCGCGCTTCCGCCGACCTCCCCTGGTCGGGCCACCACTTCACCTTGCAGGTGCACAGGCTCGCGTACGGGGGACGCACCCTCGTCAACGACGGGCTCCGGGCCCGGTACGGGCGGTTCACCCCAAGGCTTCGGTTCGAGAAGTTGCAGCGCCTACTGCAGCGCCGCGGCATCACTTTGCTGGAGATCCCGGAGAGCTCGGCGAACGCACCGTACTACCGCACGTTCTGGCAGCCCGACTCCCAGGTGGCCGTCTCTGTCATCGGCACCTACGGCGAGTACAGCACACCCGCCAAGCTACGGGTCGGCGACTTATACAGCATCCATGCCCCGATGACTGCCGACGAAGTGGAGTGGCGGAGGGCGCGGGTCGGGTGGCACGGGCCGCCGTGGAAGGCTCCCGGTCAGCGCCCCGCCAGGCGGGACCCGGATCGTGTGCCCCGGCGAGGTGCTGACGATCACCTGGCGGGGAAGTCATGATGTGTCGACACTGATTTCTTGAACGGACGGCTGCATGTGAGCACTACCCCAACCGAACTACCCACCGGGCGTACGCCGGGCCGTACCTGGACGGTGCGGCTGACCGGCCACGCCGACCGGACAGCCACTGTCTCTTGCTCCACGGGCGCCTGCACCATGCCACCGCGGTCCCGGGACGTCGCCGCACTGCGCCGCTTCGCCGCCCTGCACGCCGCCTCCCACGCCAAAGCCGCCCGGGTGCGGGAGCGGGCCACCTGCCAGTGCTGGGCACACAGTTGCGCCGCACACGAGGGCATGCGCGTTCACTGCTCCGGCAGCACCGTGCTCGTTCTGCGACACGACCCGGCCGTCGCCTGCGTGTGGCACCTCGCCGAAGTGTGCGCCGCCTGCGCAAAAGTCAT includes:
- a CDS encoding RNA ligase encodes the protein MSQAYLTLHELLPPQDLAAALDAGHVTRKAHPELPLSIYTYTRTCQYERVWNRVTTRCRGLVADDATGEIVALPLPKFFNVGEHEAGLPYAPALPDEPFEVYDKVDGSLAVVFHYAGRWRVASKGSFISAQATWAQRLLDGKDTCALHPGVTYLAEILYPQNRIVVDYGDRRDLVLLAALAKDGTEVPLAEAAADWQGIGSVVTVWPAMPLAELLALAEANQLPGGRTAEGTEAEGFVLRFASGVRAKAKLSEYIRLHKVLTGVTERDIWRSHGIQRFAGLPVKQLAQALGCSVSDIEASGGKPLDALLEQVPDEFDAWVREVIARIEKDVTDRERAINEGYQSLSHLAGDRGAFARAAKALPDAAVRPALFLRLDGRPTELVTYRSVRPEASDPFKTDEEN
- a CDS encoding M4 family metallopeptidase, giving the protein MARRTSRGLAAAATATVALVTLAGPAGSASASGSAPAAPQARVFMVNPVQSSGDQLLTDAKDAAGAVPTSAYAIAALRNLDGSGGLSGTWATVRSDTGGSAKTTDVGSYTRHDDQFEQVMAYFWVNEAQEYLQGLGFGSELRGANNRAQPVRINQWGADNSFFTDKKAEIRFGKGGVDDAEDAEVIVHEYGHAVHHAQVPGFGTSLEAGSIGEAFGDYLAVEVGAHADATYGWPMKADLACVADWDSVTYSSAPHCLRRIDGSKVYGDRVGEVHADGEIWSRALFDIRNALGARTADRIIINAQFGFAPDTSFKDAALTTIATAERMYGTSAADTVRSAFKGREIPGIQ
- the folE gene encoding GTP cyclohydrolase I, whose protein sequence is MTIEEWLKTNVTTDTRALGWYSGPECEDRIVRAYRELLSGYEIDTSKILKTTCLVNGEHTGVVRVQENNFFSICAHHFLPFFGKVNISYVPGDRILGLGKFPRLVQAFSRRFQIQEYLVKDIAEEIMSSGGAKAVRVTSRSRHLCMCSRGPSDQTVITDTSYVAGHQELMAKFGLDD
- a CDS encoding NUDIX hydrolase, whose translation is MKIDFLPLRDDTYGEYCLYCHAETVEWIFVEGRKRCICGSCGREAERAVVVDPRICWWTDSDGEYWHESAGVFVRDPRGRFLFFQRTAFPYRLTVPAGHVERGEDAKRAAARELWEEVGIPDAHGNLRLVVDEHLNGDVCRRGSDAHRWHAYLLDVDDHRAAGAQGELTVNEEGEAPLWLTLDQALSSQPTFAVEHIIDRYSSRLLHSVGHTPGEGTAKRTE
- a CDS encoding DUF3455 domain-containing protein; this translates as MPQAAAAARGTVERTLRASVVSGVQIYACTQQADGTFAFTQRGVRATLQGGIKHSFVNPDSGPPQWIARDGSAVTGKVVSKTPHGPGNIPELELIATQSGKSTGKLAEVVKIRRVNTRGGVAPAGSCDPAKTPTAEVPYGADYEFISVCRRTAAPTPPARPDARSIRALPHEGIAASFTPPHQ
- a CDS encoding nuclear transport factor 2 family protein produces the protein MNRTDIHTALTDLLFTPGLDLNEAADRHFTPDYRQRTDGRWADRTQFLTHIAHLRTVFAGGTVQVQDEFVDGDRYADRHTVDVTKTDGSTARMEVYLFGEFAPDGRFRRIEETTLMLVGAETDRNLGSAR
- a CDS encoding AAA family ATPase, whose translation is MPVVHVMTGLPASGKTSAARSLQADSGGRMRRVNLDDLRAMLDIPASERGRSHAHEQTVLAIQDAAVRAAVDDGFDVVVDNTHLTPHIPKRLKAAVAAQATFVVHDFTDVSVEECIRRDAEREKAVGEEIIRILADKHLKAKKGGWRLTEAWLNDEPSVEPYVADPALPTAVMCDIDGTLAIRGERFPYDFTRCDEDLLNVSVRGALCSFRRADGDVIVLLSGRGEEHRETTEAWLRRHEVPYDELWMRAAGDGRRDDVVKAELFDRHVRHRFAVRVSLDDRDRVVAVWRRMGLPTWQVNYGNF
- a CDS encoding CynX/NimT family MFS transporter — its product is MSDRKRGSHRRVSTSPWKYVVATWFAGVLAAVGLGAVSPAGAALRSSLGLSTGELAWATSSITAVSAVLGIPAGWWIRRLGAHRALSWGLFVMSVATVAGATAGSWGMLLGSRIAEGVGYLLVFVAGPVVLTRVTRGGIRSAALALWGTCVPMGLAITAAAGGVLASRWTWNRWLALTALGPLIMAGVLTAVLPRLPRAPVQHPYRAVGAWKGALRLGAAYGSLSLVGVAVVMVLPLFLTERREVTPTAAGTLVALVCLGSAVGGLAASWLLRRGLALSSLVPLGALMPVACLPAFSAEFPLAVSGGAATLVLLVDGLLISAVFAAVPAAVSRAEDVDVANGILNQLGSVGMLMGPPVFGVAIAAAGWGAVAAATFVFGGLGTVLLLPGARTSGTGTAHGVARSLDAQDRVDVGEESEPLRKALDVSRPNRNRI